Proteins encoded by one window of bacterium:
- a CDS encoding sugar phosphate isomerase/epimerase, with the protein MKWPIIMHVNYCEQGQTIPEMCHKAVEWGYDGIEFRGTHPTMSSEEYLDAIESAVKSSGLKKVLFGGPSVTDFEEAMKFYKIANEKFNLTVCNMAVGRIPGGSAVASSDDWKKGVEDLKLCAKIATEVGFKFALEIHMGYLHDLPESTMRLLDMLNDPAVGANLDYGNIVYLEDTITIEDSISIVSEKLYYVHLKNSYKLPFGRVATGLADGAINHRDYLKALKKYNYKGLLCIEAPRPGDREWFAREDIAYLKTLIEEI; encoded by the coding sequence ATGAAATGGCCTATAATTATGCATGTAAACTACTGCGAGCAGGGGCAGACGATACCTGAGATGTGCCACAAAGCTGTTGAATGGGGATATGATGGGATAGAATTTAGAGGAACCCACCCAACTATGTCTTCCGAAGAATATTTAGATGCCATAGAGAGTGCTGTAAAATCTTCTGGGTTAAAAAAAGTTCTTTTTGGAGGACCTTCTGTAACAGATTTTGAAGAAGCGATGAAATTTTATAAGATTGCAAACGAAAAGTTTAACTTGACGGTTTGCAATATGGCAGTTGGACGGATACCCGGCGGTTCAGCAGTAGCATCAAGCGATGATTGGAAAAAGGGAGTAGAAGATTTAAAGTTGTGTGCAAAAATTGCAACAGAAGTAGGATTTAAATTTGCTCTTGAGATTCATATGGGCTACCTTCACGACCTGCCAGAATCTACTATGAGGTTGTTAGATATGCTTAACGACCCTGCAGTTGGAGCAAATCTTGATTATGGAAATATAGTATATCTTGAAGATACTATTACCATTGAAGATTCTATTTCAATAGTGTCTGAGAAACTGTACTATGTACATTTGAAAAATTCTTATAAACTTCCGTTTGGTAGAGTTGCAACTGGGTTGGCTGACGGCGCTATCAACCACAGAGATTACCTTAAAGCCCTTAAAAAATATAACTATAAAGGTCTTCTTTGTATTGAAGCCCCAAGACCAGGCGACAGAGAGTGGTTTGCAAGAGAAGATATTGCTTATTTAAAAACTCTAATAGAAGAGATTTAA
- a CDS encoding amidohydrolase, with product MIDIHTHIITLWGGRVGGRGMEVITEKELFNAMDYRGVDRFVILPAGVSPEVPCFYTGPNDILKVYKKHPDRVIPFCDVDPRSVANSPDSDFSWILNYYKEAGCKGLGEMTANLYFDDPRCLNLYRQAGKFELPILFHLYDRIGGSYGLADDKGLPRLEKALKECPDTVFIGHAMAFWSEISADVPEKERGGYPKGKVKTPGKLQKLLKKYPNLYGDLSAGSGLNALTRDEEYGYKFLEEFQDKLMFGTDISSNIKVVPHIEYFKKVKAEKKISKVAYDKITEKNAIKVLKLK from the coding sequence ATGATAGATATACATACTCATATAATTACTTTATGGGGAGGAAGGGTCGGTGGAAGAGGTATGGAAGTAATTACAGAAAAAGAACTATTTAACGCTATGGATTATAGAGGGGTTGACAGGTTTGTTATTCTACCTGCTGGGGTTAGCCCCGAAGTTCCATGTTTTTATACCGGTCCTAACGATATACTTAAAGTTTACAAGAAACATCCTGATAGGGTTATACCTTTTTGTGATGTTGACCCTCGCTCTGTGGCTAATTCGCCTGATTCTGATTTTTCCTGGATTTTGAACTACTATAAAGAGGCAGGATGTAAAGGATTGGGCGAAATGACAGCAAACCTATATTTTGACGACCCAAGATGTCTTAATCTGTATAGACAAGCAGGGAAATTTGAATTGCCTATACTTTTTCATTTATACGATAGGATTGGCGGTAGTTATGGGTTAGCAGACGACAAAGGTTTACCTAGATTAGAGAAAGCATTGAAAGAGTGCCCTGATACTGTTTTTATTGGGCACGCTATGGCTTTCTGGTCAGAGATAAGTGCTGATGTGCCTGAGAAGGAAAGAGGTGGATACCCTAAAGGTAAAGTCAAAACTCCGGGAAAACTCCAAAAACTCTTAAAAAAATATCCCAATTTATATGGAGACCTTTCTGCTGGAAGCGGGTTAAATGCACTTACAAGAGATGAAGAGTATGGTTACAAGTTTCTTGAAGAGTTTCAAGATAAACTTATGTTTGGCACAGATATTTCTTCAAACATAAAGGTAGTCCCACATATAGAATATTTTAAAAAGGTTAAAGCAGAGAAAAAAATATCGAAGGTAGCTTACGATAAAATAACAGAAAAGAACGCAATTAAGGTTTTGAAACTGAAATAA
- a CDS encoding acetylxylan esterase encodes MRMVFRFFYIIYMFIFSKCLYSLTWNVSRPYSDDKREILLPSFSRVRQDLIFKKGDEIEIFFFPQKRPMKVEWELTYNMVNKSFLKGTGETCLDRSVRVVVPSEKLLPGFFDLKVKVYVTEQEHVEGLSTFGYRVEDMEFTENMPKDFESFWEEAKDKVKNESLNIIEEFECEMDDAQISKYNLEEASRPEDYDPEGKKYNKIRAYKISFTAGGQRFYGRLSVPIGEGPFPGLLVVPGAGIGKVPIPAEQARHGFVTLMLQIHPNLELNHKSGIKIPEYLKYIVRDYPNEIKDEYLYNVFLGCIGAVNYLKQRKDVDPKKIAVAGQSQGGMLSLITAALSKDVTAVVSTLTAFGYWPFREYVKRVNRTETSGWPKIVKPPFSVYDKRIKYLSYYDTMNFAKYVKCPVMILACLCDRVTPVTTAYCVHKNIAGSSKIYFSPNTNHDFIISFEKLAWRWLQEMFD; translated from the coding sequence ATGCGTATGGTTTTCAGGTTCTTTTATATAATTTATATGTTTATTTTTAGTAAATGTCTTTATAGTTTAACTTGGAACGTATCACGCCCATATTCAGACGATAAGAGAGAAATTTTGTTACCATCTTTTTCAAGAGTTAGACAAGATTTAATTTTTAAAAAGGGAGATGAAATTGAGATATTCTTCTTCCCTCAAAAAAGACCTATGAAAGTTGAATGGGAGTTGACTTATAATATGGTTAACAAATCTTTTTTAAAAGGCACAGGTGAAACCTGTCTTGATAGAAGCGTACGGGTTGTTGTTCCTTCAGAAAAACTGTTGCCTGGCTTTTTTGATTTAAAGGTAAAAGTTTATGTTACAGAACAGGAACACGTAGAAGGACTATCTACTTTTGGTTATAGGGTAGAAGATATGGAGTTTACAGAAAATATGCCTAAGGATTTTGAGAGTTTTTGGGAAGAAGCAAAAGATAAGGTAAAAAATGAATCTCTTAATATTATAGAAGAGTTTGAATGTGAAATGGACGACGCCCAAATTTCTAAATATAATTTAGAAGAAGCAAGCCGACCGGAAGATTACGACCCTGAAGGTAAAAAATATAATAAAATTAGAGCATATAAAATAAGTTTTACCGCCGGCGGTCAACGTTTTTATGGTCGTTTGAGTGTTCCTATAGGTGAGGGACCTTTCCCTGGACTCCTTGTTGTTCCTGGAGCAGGAATAGGCAAAGTTCCTATACCAGCAGAACAGGCAAGACACGGATTTGTAACCTTGATGTTACAGATCCATCCTAATTTAGAACTTAACCATAAAAGTGGTATAAAAATTCCAGAATATTTAAAGTATATAGTAAGAGACTATCCTAACGAAATAAAAGATGAATATCTTTACAATGTTTTTTTAGGTTGCATTGGTGCTGTTAACTACCTAAAACAGAGAAAAGATGTTGACCCTAAAAAAATTGCTGTTGCAGGTCAATCTCAGGGCGGAATGCTGTCTTTAATAACAGCTGCTCTTTCTAAAGATGTTACCGCCGTTGTTAGCACTCTTACTGCTTTTGGCTACTGGCCTTTTAGGGAATATGTTAAAAGAGTAAACAGAACAGAAACTTCTGGATGGCCTAAAATAGTTAAACCACCTTTCTCTGTTTATGATAAAAGAATAAAATATTTAAGTTATTACGATACAATGAATTTTGCTAAATATGTAAAATGTCCTGTTATGATTCTTGCTTGTTTATGCGACAGAGTTACCCCTGTTACAACGGCTTATTGTGTACATAAAAACATAGCAGGTTCAAGTAAAATATATTTTAGCCCTAACACAAACCACGATTTTATTATATCTTTTGAAAAACTTGCGTGGCGATGGCTTCAAGAAATGTTTGACTAA
- a CDS encoding RNA-binding protein — MAQEYKIYVGNLDYGTTEEEIKELFTDKGIETKTVTLILDKFTGKSKGFGFVEVDSDETIQKAVEILHGFELGGRKLTVNKAKPPRERGERRFSGGGRDFGSGRGGGRSRF; from the coding sequence ATGGCACAGGAATATAAGATTTATGTAGGTAATTTGGATTACGGTACAACAGAAGAAGAGATAAAGGAACTTTTTACTGATAAAGGCATCGAGACTAAAACAGTGACCCTTATTCTTGACAAATTTACAGGAAAATCCAAAGGATTCGGGTTTGTTGAAGTTGATTCTGACGAAACCATCCAGAAAGCTGTAGAAATTCTTCACGGTTTTGAACTCGGTGGACGTAAATTGACAGTTAATAAAGCCAAACCACCTCGCGAAAGAGGAGAAAGAAGATTTTCAGGCGGAGGTAGAGATTTTGGAAGTGGAAGAGGCGGTGGACGGTCAAGATTTTAA